CTTTTCTATTTCAGTTATGGCATTCAACGCAAGCTAACGAGACGAGTTACTGTTAGTGGCATGGTTGTTTCTGTACTAGCGATCGCAGCTGCTTTAACTGGGTCTAGTAATGCAAGCATGAACTATCAGATAGTAACTTTTCTAGTATCTATTCTCATTATATCTGTAGTTTCTAGCCTGCTGTTTCGCTATCGTTTTGGTGCTAATCGCCATCTACCTAGATTCGCAACCGTTGGCGTAAATCTGAAGTACAAAATTGTCATTCATAACAAAAGTAACAAAATACAAAAAGGACTCAAATTATTTGAAAATTTTGCCGACCCCCGCCCAAATTTTAAAGATTTTCTAGAAACATCTGAAACTAGAAAAGTTAAGAAACATTCGTTGGTTCAAGCTTTTGGATACGACCGTTGGCTGTGGTTAATTTCTCGCAAACAATGTGCTAAAGCTTTACCAATAGATTTACCCACCCTTGCACCTAATAGCAAAACAGAAGTTGTTGGTGAAATCATACCTACCCAAAGAGGCGTAATTCGGCTGACGGGTATGACCGTAGCTAGACCAGATCCTTTTGGACTTTTTAAAGCTTGTAAAAGTATTTCTTTAGCCCAATCTTTATTGATTTTACCTAAGTTATATCAGCTACCACCAGTTCAACTTCCGGGTGTCAAGAAACATCAATCTGGTGGTGTGGCGTTAGCCTCTTCTGTAGGAGATTCAGAGGAATTTAGGTCTTTGCGCGATTATCGTCCGGGAGATTCGCTGCGTAAAATTCACTGGAAAAGCTGGGCAAAAGTTGGTAAGCCAATTGTCAAAGAAGAACAGGATGAGTTTTTTGTCCGACACGCTTTGATTTTAGATACATTTCAAAGCGTTAACTATAGCGAAATTTTAGAAGAAGCAATATCAATTGCAGCTTCATTAGCCTGTGAAGTTCAAACTCAAGAATCATTATTAGATTTAATGTTTGTCGGTAATGAAGCTTATTGTTTTACCTTCGGTAGAGGACTCAGCCATACTGATAAAATGCTAGAAATTCTCGCATCTGTTGTCGCCTGTCGAGATAAATCTTTTGATTCTCTGATTCCAGTAGTCCTTGAGAAACTATCTTTGTTGAGTGGCTGTATATGTATCTTTTTGTGTTGGGATGAAGATAGAAAAATATTAGTGAATTATCTCAGAAGTGTGGGTATCCATACCTTAGTGTTAATCGTTACTGATAAAGAAGGTAAATTAGACAACTTTGATTTAGATTCTCTGAACGATCGCTTAACCAGATCCCATATTTTAAAGTTGGGCAAAATACAAGAGGAACTAATGCATATATGAAACCACCAGTACTTCTCTTGAGCGCTGCTTTAATCTTTTGGGGTTGGCAGACAGGAATGTGGATTTTTGCCATACCAATGGCTCTGATTTTAGCAGGATATCGCTTGATTAACTCGCGGTGGGATTTTTCTTATGAGGATTTCCGGCGCATTGCTAATTTGTGTTTGATAATTCTGATTATTGTCTTTGTTTCTCTGATAACTACTAATCGCTCAATTTACTTAATCTATAATTTGTTGCAGTGGTTTCCATTAGTATTTTTTCCCTTGCTGGCGGCGCAAACATACTCTGTAAATGAAAATATTGATATTCGCACGCTATTTATATCACAAAAAAATGTTATTAAATCCGAATCAAGACGATACATTATTAATTTAAGTTATCCCTATTTTGCTCTCTGTATGTTATCTGCTGGAGCCGCTAATACTAGGGATATCTCTTTTTATATTGGGATGTTTTTACTCACAAGTATTGCTCTGTGGTTTATCCGATCGCCACGATTTTCACCAATTATTTGGCTGTCTCTAATTCTGCTGGCTGGAAGTATGGGATTTGTCGGACAGATAGGGGTATATCAACTGCAACAGAAGTTAGAGGATACTGTTGTTTCATGGTTAAGCAAGAGTAATAATATCGGTCAATTAACAGATTCAACAATCAAACAAACGAGTATCGGTGAGATTGGCACATTAAAACAGTCAAATGAGATTATTTTTCGCGTAGCTTCCGATAATCAAAACGTAGCTCCTGGTTTGTTGCGAGAAGCAACTTATGATAAATACAAATCTACTTTTTGGGTGGCATCAAATTCTAATTTTACTACTGTACAACCTGAGATGAATGGTAAGACTTGGCGTTTAGGGAATGCACCAGCCGATAGCTCAAAACTCACAATTTCTGCCACCCTGAATCAAGGGAAAGGCTTATTAAGGCTAGCTGACGGAACATTTGAAATTGATGAATTACCAGTTAGCCAAATGGAGAAAAACAAATATGGTACGGTAAAAGTAGAAGGAAAAGATAATGCGATCGCTTACCGCATCTTATTTAATAAAAGCCTTTCTTTAGATAGCCCACCGACAGAAGAAGATTTGCAAATCGCCCAACCCGAAACAGAAGCAATCAACCAAATTATTAGCCAACTAGATATTACAGGAAAATCTCCCAGAGCCATATTGGAGCGTGTAGATAGCTTTTTTATTAAAAATTTTCGTTATTCCTTAAAATTTATAGAAAACAATCATCGCGCAACGCCTTTATCAACATTTTTACTCAAAACCCGCGCTGGACATTGTGAATATTTTGCCACTGCAACTACATTGCTTTTACGGGCGGCTGGGATACCAGCGCGTTATGCTGTAGGGTATTCGGTGCGCGAATTTAGTCAGTTAGAGAACCAATACATAGTTCGTAGTCGCCATGCTCATGCTTGGACATTGGCATATATAAATGGTAAATGGCAAGCTTTTGATACTACACCTGCTGATTGGGCAAGTATTGAGAATGCAAATGCTTCTAAATTAGCATTTATCTCTGATTTATGGTCATTTTTTAGTTTTAAACTATCAAGCTGGTTACGTTCTGGCTTAATGAGCAATCTATTTAAATATGGCTGGTGGCTAATTTTGCCGTTAATATTGCTGCGATTGTGGAAGTTTAATTCCCATAATAAAGTTCGTCGTTTATCTACAAAACAAATATCGGCTAAACAAGTAGCGAAAGTAGATATCAATAGGAAAGAATATGAATTTTATTTAATTGAAAAAACTTTAAACGAGTTAGGTTTCAGCCGTCAACCTTCAGAGTCTTTAAAAAACTGGATCGAGAGGTTAGAAAAAGAATTACCTAACTCAGATTTAATTAATGATTTAACATCGCTAGTAGAACTGCATTACCGCGATCGCTTCGATCCTCAAGGTATTAAAGAGACTGAAAGAGCAAGATTAAAATCTGCTGTGCAAGCATGGTTGGTGATGTTGCAAACGCAATTTCCTAAAAATTCGGCGAGAAACTAAATCTCTTTGTGGGTGGCTATATCTGGCATTAATTATCGCCAATCATCAATGGCAAAAACATCTGGACGATTATATCCTGGTTCATTCGGTCTATGCATTGCTACGCCAATGACCTCACTACGATAACCACGAGCGATCGCTCTACGGTAAGCTTCGTCACGACTAGTATTAATTCCAGCAAGTAACTTTGACATTCCTTGGGTGACAGCTAAGTGTTCGCATAGATCTAATAACTGCTCAAAACGCTCTCCCGCACCAGTCCCCGATTGCACGGCTCCAAACTTGACAAAGCACGTGTCGCTACCTGCTTCTGTGCCTGCACCGTAGTGACAAACGGCAAATCCTGCCAAACCGATATCATCCCAAAATAAAACTGTATCGCCTAGTGCTTGCTGGTTAACTGTCTGAATCTCCCTGGTTAAATCTAGTCCTTCATAAATAGCATCAGTGAGTTGGTAACTGGCTTTGAGAAATTCAGCACGTTTATCTTCAGTTAACTGAGAATATCTCATTCCTGGGGGTATTACCTGAGATGGCTGCACTGACTTTCCCAGGATTGGAGTTAAAAAACGTAAATTAAACCCAAATTTTTGATAGAGTGCGTGATGCTTGGGACTGGTAGCAAAAGTGAATAGTCCAGCTAATTGAGTTTGCCATTCTGTAAAGCAGGCGATCGCAGGTTCTACGAGTTTTTGTCCAACTTTTTGCTGCCAAAAATCAGGATGAACGCTTAACGGGCCAAAATAGCCAAAACTTCCCCAATTAACCACCAAGTTAGAACCGATGATTTTTCCATCCACTTCAGCCACAAATGCTGCATTTGGATCGGTTTGCCAACGGTGTTGGATATAAGCTGCATCGCCAGCAAATTGACTCGGTTCTGGTAGTCCGACAAAAGTGCCAAAAGCCAACCGAAAAATGCGATCGGCAGTTGCTAACTCATTCGCCTGTAGTAAACGGATTGAAATACTCATTTCTTGATTCTCTGGAGATTTTATAAGTATTACTTACCGAATTTGAGATTTTAAATTTCCAATTTTAGATTAAAGAATTTCTTAATCTAAAATCCCCAATTAAATTTTCACGCTCGAACTCCGATTTGATTTTTGCGCAGCTAGGTACATTTCTACCTCTTTAATTTTTTGTTCTCTGTTCCTTGATGCCAAAATTTGCGCCGTGACTTTTAATAATTCTTCCAGTGCAACAGGTTTAGCTAAGTGCATCTGAAAACCAGCTGCAAGTGCTTTCTTTTGGTTAATCTCTCCCGCATAAGCAGTAAGAGCGATCGCTGGAATATCTCCTCCTTTTTCTGGTGGCATAGCACGAATTAAACGGATGAACATATAGCCATCTATCCCCGGCATTCCAATATCACTCAATAGTAAATCTGGAGGGGATTTTGCTATTATCTCTAAGGCTTCGCCTGCTGAAGTTACTGCCGTTACAGATGCTCCCAAATCTTCGAGCATCACAGTTAGCAATTCATCTGTATCGATATCATCATCTACAACTAAAAGGCGTAGTCCTGCTAAATTCAAAGAATTATTACAGTCACGATTATCTTGATTTATTTGTGGTGGCTCGACCATTAATGGTAACTTGACAGTAAATGTTGCCCCTTCTCCTTCTCCCTGGCTTTGAGCTTGAACGCATCCACCATGCAATTCTGCGAGATGACGCACAATAGCTAGACCCAATCCCAAACCACCAAATTGTCGGTTACTTTTACCATCAGCTTGGCGAAAATATTCAAATACGTGGGGCAGAAATTCTGAACTAATACCTTTACCATTATCTTGAACTTGAATTACTGCATAAGTGTCTACTTGTTCTAATCTGACTTCTACTTGACCCCCTGATGGTGTAAATTTGACGGCGTTAGAAAGTAGATTCCAAACTATTTGTTGAAGACGTGCTGCATCTCCACAAACAAGACAGATTGGGCGATTAAATGAGGTTTTAATTTGAATATTTTTGGCTTCCAATGCTAAATGCATGGTTTCCAAGGCCGCTTCAATTATATGAACTATATTGAGAGGCTGGATATTTAAAACCATTTTTCCTTGTTGAATGCGAGAGATATCTAACAAGTCTTCGATGAGTTGAATTTGTAACTTCGCATTGCGCTCGATAGTCTCTACTGCCCGCAGCAGCTTTTCTCCTCGCTGAAATTTCTCGGTTTTGAGTAATGTTGCCCAACCTAAAATTGGGTTGAGAGGAGTACGTAATTCATGGGAAAGAACTGCCAGAAATTCATCCTTAATTCGGTTTGCTGTTTCCGCTTCAGTACGTGCAGCTTGCTCTCGCTCTAGTATTTGTTCTCGCTCTACTTCTGCTTGCTTGCGCTCGGTGATGTTTCTAAAAAAGATGCCTAAACCATCTTCAGCTGGATAAGCGTGGACTTCAAACCACTGATTGCCAGATTCGCAGAATGCCTCAAAATGGACAGGTATTGCTTCAGTAAATGCTCGTAGATATTCTCTCTCGA
The genomic region above belongs to Calothrix sp. NIES-2098 and contains:
- a CDS encoding putative transglutaminase-like superfamily protein, which encodes MKPPVLLLSAALIFWGWQTGMWIFAIPMALILAGYRLINSRWDFSYEDFRRIANLCLIILIIVFVSLITTNRSIYLIYNLLQWFPLVFFPLLAAQTYSVNENIDIRTLFISQKNVIKSESRRYIINLSYPYFALCMLSAGAANTRDISFYIGMFLLTSIALWFIRSPRFSPIIWLSLILLAGSMGFVGQIGVYQLQQKLEDTVVSWLSKSNNIGQLTDSTIKQTSIGEIGTLKQSNEIIFRVASDNQNVAPGLLREATYDKYKSTFWVASNSNFTTVQPEMNGKTWRLGNAPADSSKLTISATLNQGKGLLRLADGTFEIDELPVSQMEKNKYGTVKVEGKDNAIAYRILFNKSLSLDSPPTEEDLQIAQPETEAINQIISQLDITGKSPRAILERVDSFFIKNFRYSLKFIENNHRATPLSTFLLKTRAGHCEYFATATTLLLRAAGIPARYAVGYSVREFSQLENQYIVRSRHAHAWTLAYINGKWQAFDTTPADWASIENANASKLAFISDLWSFFSFKLSSWLRSGLMSNLFKYGWWLILPLILLRLWKFNSHNKVRRLSTKQISAKQVAKVDINRKEYEFYLIEKTLNELGFSRQPSESLKNWIERLEKELPNSDLINDLTSLVELHYRDRFDPQGIKETERARLKSAVQAWLVMLQTQFPKNSARN
- a CDS encoding GCN5-related N-acetyltransferase; the encoded protein is MSISIRLLQANELATADRIFRLAFGTFVGLPEPSQFAGDAAYIQHRWQTDPNAAFVAEVDGKIIGSNLVVNWGSFGYFGPLSVHPDFWQQKVGQKLVEPAIACFTEWQTQLAGLFTFATSPKHHALYQKFGFNLRFLTPILGKSVQPSQVIPPGMRYSQLTEDKRAEFLKASYQLTDAIYEGLDLTREIQTVNQQALGDTVLFWDDIGLAGFAVCHYGAGTEAGSDTCFVKFGAVQSGTGAGERFEQLLDLCEHLAVTQGMSKLLAGINTSRDEAYRRAIARGYRSEVIGVAMHRPNEPGYNRPDVFAIDDWR
- a CDS encoding multi-sensor hybrid histidine kinase encodes the protein MTDSHPIAPMRRRLVITLLGLLALILAHKMALIYRIQPGVSLWFPPSGVAIALTFWLGPYGIVLTAIASFLMAPFWGLNGWEQLVGLLDGIEPLIAWLLYRRFSQGSLRLNSLRDAAIFTLSVPLAASATLAVVGSLAWVALGKMPADTLAQSIPHWWLGNAMGVMAITPTALLVLTPYLQSWGWFPKSETADPTLNALIFQKPRRFAGEISIIILLCVAIAALTVAETNNKTFRFQQLSFLSFVPVLWAASRFGVTSGMLISSLCVFVTLFFYLVAYPNAILLPEIPVPPEVLHVHKLSLLVQCAVALLVGTAITQRAKIQVALAVERVRLGEYQARAELSEQLIQLNNSLVETNARLEESNRDKDEWLYREQALRQRLVNILEGMSDAFIAVNRDWQITYVNRQAAKITDLEPQKLIGKNFWQQWPNSKGTQFEREYLRAFTEAIPVHFEAFCESGNQWFEVHAYPAEDGLGIFFRNITERKQAEVEREQILEREQAARTEAETANRIKDEFLAVLSHELRTPLNPILGWATLLKTEKFQRGEKLLRAVETIERNAKLQIQLIEDLLDISRIQQGKMVLNIQPLNIVHIIEAALETMHLALEAKNIQIKTSFNRPICLVCGDAARLQQIVWNLLSNAVKFTPSGGQVEVRLEQVDTYAVIQVQDNGKGISSEFLPHVFEYFRQADGKSNRQFGGLGLGLAIVRHLAELHGGCVQAQSQGEGEGATFTVKLPLMVEPPQINQDNRDCNNSLNLAGLRLLVVDDDIDTDELLTVMLEDLGASVTAVTSAGEALEIIAKSPPDLLLSDIGMPGIDGYMFIRLIRAMPPEKGGDIPAIALTAYAGEINQKKALAAGFQMHLAKPVALEELLKVTAQILASRNREQKIKEVEMYLAAQKSNRSSSVKI